Part of the Impatiens glandulifera chromosome 8, dImpGla2.1, whole genome shotgun sequence genome is shown below.
ATATCCATCATATACTGTAAAAGTGTTCATCTTTGACAAAGTTAAATTAGCGTTACTAGCAAAATGGAAGGTGATATTAGGAATATCGGTGTTAGTTTCATAGCAAAGTTCATTAATTGTAGCAATTGGTGTTTTACCAATTACACGTATTAGTGcagttttcaaattttgtaacaCGTCCGAGGGAAAATAGTTTATAGTAGTGCCCGAGTCTATTATGATGTTACCAGGTCGTCTTATGAATGGGATTATACTCTTTCGGAATGGAATGATAATATTTCCGACGCTGATTGATTCCAATGTGAGAAAATAGTATGGACTGCCTTTCTTCTTTGACAACGGGGTGGATATCACTCCAGGCCCAGACACAATCGCATTTTTGCCGAAGCTAATCCTGCTCCTTGCATTTTGGTTCCAACCGAACTGAGATACTAGACAGTATGAAAACTTCCCACCAGTCAAATTTCGAGTCTGAGCAAAGAATGAGATTGGCCCATCTGCAAGCCCGATCATACCGGTGCTTTGCTCAATAAATTTCCCTCTATTTTTATGCCCACACCCGTGAGTCATGTTCGGGATGGAAGTCTCTCCTACTGTATAAGTTTCCTTGGCTAGTTCCCCAGAGCTGCCTGATTTGTCTTTGTAGGATATACGATATTTACATTTTTCATTGGATCGAGTACAATCCCGATTGTGTCCTAATTTCAGACACTCACTAGAATCACATCTCAATACTTGATATGAAGATGACCGATTGGAATTAAATATGAGTTCATTTTGTTTGAAACAATGCTCACATGGGAGGCACTGAATCCATGACATTCTGGAGCCGGTGTCTAATAACACCATCTGCTTGGTAGGAGGTGTACCAACGTAAATCTCCATGAAGTACGCTGAATAACTCAACATAGTTGTCGATTCTATGTCAGTAGTTTCCTTCGAGTGGTTGTTGTGGAGTTTTAAGATGGATTTCAAATAAGACAAGCGAGACCTAGAGTGGCCGATGGTTCTTGACAAAAGATCAATTCCGTTGACATATCGGTTATACGATGATAATTTTAACGAATCTCGGTGAATGAGATTGGTAGAAAAACCTATCAGTTTTGAAGTAGTTGTAATAGAAGAAATTGAAATTTGGAACAAGAAATAAAAGACGAGCATTGCATTGTATAAAGAAATAGTTgtcatttttaaatgaatatagaTATGAGATATTGAATTAGAAGTATGAGGCGAGATTTATAGATCATGGGAAATAAAGTTAGAGTAAAAtctcattataaatattatggtaatatttatgttaattttaaattagacttTACTTAGAAATTAGACATTTTtaagtattaattaaattgttctatctttaattttattattttatattttaaaattattaatcttcaaTAAAATTTGAAGGGTTagtcttataaatttatttatatttttatttatatattatttaaaatgatgtttttaataataaatagaaggattgtttaaaatataatggTTGTGCTCTAATTTGAAATATTCTAAAGTTTGATTGTCATATTTAAAGtccaaactttaataattttagtttttgaatttattttctaataaattttttttacaaacttcAACGtgagataattttattaaataattattaaatgtgatatatttaattgatttaaaaatataaattgtattttcttttattctttctttcGGAAACAAGCCAtctacaaaaatattttcatatggTTAAACATTATTCGAAGTTGAGTTTAAAATTGTGCGATTCAATGTTCGTATAAcaaatggaataaaaaaaacttgtttagtcctattatttgtataattaacttacgtattaattataaaaaaaactagcaTAAATCTCATGCATTTGTacgtattaattattaaaaaaactagaaTGAATCTCATGCATTTGTAccgataaaaatatatacaaaatattacttatttataaatattttagataaaattaatattatttaaatttaattaatttaaaattgattttagtttgtaaaaaataagtttaatctaaacttttaatgttaacatatcTTTTATCCCCTCGATACCCACTTAATccctcaattgaccatcattTTATGAtttacactttttcatatgtctcttttaTAACTTCGGAAAAACACCCACCAATGTTAGTCAACTTTAATTGATGACACACCtgttatctctcgtcaaactcaaccactaaccccataattgaccatcatcttgtgactcacacttttttatattttctttatcctCTCGGCAAACCACTCACtaaccataatcttgtgactcacacttttcatatacctctttatccttcgacaaaccactcatcaatcttagtcgacctttCTTTTattctcacttcaacaaatcaacatcgaatctcaattgatcacacacaTCCAATCAATTGTCAAAACCCAACCACTAACCCTCATACTgactctcatcttgtgactcacactttttcacgTCTCTTTATCCCCTTATATGCCTCTATATTCACTCTACAAACCATATAAAACTCTAatattgtgactcacactttttcatatgcctctttatccctcgacaaatcactcacaaatcttagtcgacctctcttttactctcatttcaacaaatcaacaaccaatctcaattgatcacgcACCTCTTATCCATTGTCAAAACCCGACCATTAACCCCCTAATTGACTCTCATCTTGTTACTCCCACTTTTTCATGTCTTTATCCCCttatatgcctc
Proteins encoded:
- the LOC124913114 gene encoding aspartic proteinase CDR1-like; this translates as MEIYVGTPPTKQMVLLDTGSRMSWIQCLPCEHCFKQNELIFNSNRSSSYQVLRCDSSECLKLGHNRDCTRSNEKCKYRISYKDKSGSSGELAKETYTVGETSIPNMTHGCGHKNRGKFIEQSTGMIGLADGPISFFAQTRNLTGGKFSYCLVSQFGWNQNARSRISFGKNAIVSGPGVISTPLSKKKGSPYYFLTLESISVGNIIIPFRKSIIPFIRRPGNIIIDSGTTINYFPSDVLQNLKTALIRVIGKTPIATINELCYETNTDIPNITFHFASNANLTLSKMNTFTVYDGYALCLNMKQDDSISIFGNRSQMNFLVGYDIPSKKVSFKSTNCSRYMITT